The proteins below are encoded in one region of Mycteria americana isolate JAX WOST 10 ecotype Jacksonville Zoo and Gardens chromosome 22, USCA_MyAme_1.0, whole genome shotgun sequence:
- the LOC142419711 gene encoding amine oxidase [copper-containing] 3-like isoform X8 yields the protein MECVLWQRGLLPTSVVSGVKNSLVAHDMAFEMVRAPWSPEQQIERPRLTKKVLDTEDQAAFRLQSKMPRYIYFAANSKNKWGHQRGYRIQITSFAGDHVPEASSMEKAISWARYHLAVTRRKEEEPTSTSIYNQNDPWTPTVTFANFINNETITNEDLVAWITTGFLHIPHSEDIPNTVTVGNAVGFLLRPYNYYDLDPSIYSHDGVFFTSEQDFTACEINPIACLPKTASCLPNLPPFTYDGFQNMSRL from the exons GGGTGAAAAACTCCCTGGTGGCCCACGACATGGCGTTTGAGATGGTGCGGGCTCCCTGGAGCCCAGAGCAGCAGATAGAGCGGCCGCGCCTCACCAAGAAAGTCCTGGACACGGAGGACCAGGCTGCCTTCCGGCTCCAGTCGAAGATGCCCAGATACATCTACTTCGCTGCCAACAGCAAAAACAAGTGGGGCCACCAGCGTGGTTACAGGATCCAGATCACCAGTTTTGCGGGGGACCACGTCCCCGAAGCCAGCTCCATGGAGAAGGCCATCAGCTGGGCAAG GTACCACCTGGCCGTTACCAGGCGGAAGGAGGAGgagcccaccagcaccagcaTCTACAACCAGAACGACCCCTGGACGCCCACCGTCACCTTCGCCAACTTCATCAACAACGAGACCATCACCAACGAG GACCTGGTTGCCTGGATAACCACTGGTTTCCTTCACATCCCGCACTCTGAGGATATTCCCAACACTGTGACGGTGGGAAACGCGGTTGGCTTTCTCCTGAGACCCTACAACTACTATGACCTGGACCCCTCCATATACTCACACGATGGCGTGTTTTTCACCAGCGAGCAGGACTTCACGGCGTGTGAAATCAACCCTATTGCGTGCCTGCCCAAAACTGCCTCTTGTTTGCCAAACTTGCCCCCGTTCACCTATGATGGTTTCCAAAATATGAGCAGGCTTTAA
- the LOC142419711 gene encoding amine oxidase [copper-containing] 3-like isoform X3, producing the protein MRRDRVTWRRWEKQRPLGLTEAGALHGVTPQRRNPSVAWGVSQAPAPQLASSVCLGWGGNRLNWLGPVISSRSLMRAPGSLPTSQATPLRPQSSNDLKGWSAGEGTYSGCCSQTPCAVSALREMNPKLPYVLLVGAAVIIFILSCMLLSRGRRSPSCESQPRIVEKTGSTSQSLVFADLTPEEMVQVVRYLQGSLGVQLVDASRARPSDNCIASVDVQVPAKAEVLRFLDGGGARPPREALAVLYFGNQPDPNVTEYVVGPLPTPAYHRDITVQKYGGKLPYHRRPMLGSEYKQNVSGFFVHPVGLEVLVDHSSLDISRWAVSRVFYNGQYYRDMVQLESAYVQGRISVEKVRKAPRDGDFSSMKPRAPWAALFPLQYEPQGPRYSIRNNHVLFQAWSFAFGMSVNTGLRLFDIRHKGERVAYEISIQEALSVYGSNCPGGMSTRYMDGSFGIGRYASPLVRGVDCPYSATYVDTHSLSETLSPSKRKASLCIFEQNLGSPLRRHYSNLQSLYYGGLVNSALVVRSIATVGNHDYVWDFIFYQNGAIEGKVQATGYASSSFLHGDGLRYGNRVWEHTLGTIRTHSVNYKVDLDVGGVKNSLVAHDMAFEMVRAPWSPEQQIERPRLTKKVLDTEDQAAFRLQSKMPRYIYFAANSKNKWGHQRGYRIQITSFAGDHVPEASSMEKAISWARYHLAVTRRKEEEPTSTSIYNQNDPWTPTVTFANFINNETITNEDLVAWITTGFLHIPHSEDIPNTVTVGNAVGFLLRPYNYYDLDPSIYSHDGVFFTSEQDFTACEINPIACLPKTASCLPNLPPFTYDGFQNMSRL; encoded by the exons ATGAGACGGGACAGGGTGACCTGGAGACGCTGGGAGAAGCAAAGGCCCCTTGGGCTGACTGAGGCCGGGGCTCTTCATGGTGTCACCCCGCAGCGGAGAAACCCATCAGTAGCTTGGGGAGTGAGTCAGGCACCGGCTCCCCAGCTGGCTTCCTCGGTGtgtctggggtggggaggaaacaGGCTGAACTGGCTGGGACCTGTGATCTCCTCTCGCAGTCTGATGCGAGCTCcaggctccctccccacctcGCAAGCGACGCCTTTACGCCCACAGTCGTCAAATGACTTAAAAGGCTGGTCTGCAGGTGAGGGGACGTATTCTGGATGCTGCAGCCAAACCCCGTGTGCTGTCTCTGCACTGAGAGAGATGAACCCCAAACTTCCCTACGTTCTCCTGGTTGGGGCTGCGGTGATAATCTTCATTCTCTCCTGCATGCTGCTGAGCAGGGGGAGGCGATCACCCAGCTGTGAATCCCAGCCCCGCATCGTGGAGAAGACGGGATCCACGAGCCAGAGCCTGGTCTTTGCCGACCTGACACCCGAAGAGATGGTGCAAGTGGTGCGGTACCTGCAGGGAAGCCTCGGGGTGCAGCTGGTCGACGCCTCGCGTGCCAGACCCTCCGACAACTGCATCGCCTCCGTCGACGTGCAGGTCCCTGCCAAGGCAGAGGTGCTGCGGTTCCTGGATGGTGGGGGGGCTCGTCCCCCCCGGGAGGCGCTGGCTGTGCTGTACTTTGGGAACCAGCCAGACCCCAACGTCACCGAGTATGTGGTGGGTCCGCTGCCAACGCCGGCGTATCACCGGGACATCACGGTGCAGAAGTACGGGGGGAAGCTGCCGTACCACCGCAGACCGATGCTGGGCAGTGAGTACAAGCAG AACGTGAGTGGGTTCTTTGTGCACCCggtggggctggaggtgctggtggACCACAGCAGCCTGGACATCTCCCGGTGGGCAGTGAGCAGGGTCTTCTACAACGGGCAGTACTACAGGGACATGGTTCAGCTGGAGAGCGCCTACGTGCAGGGTCGCATCAGCGTGGAGAAGGTGAGGAAAGCGCCGCGCGATGGGGACTTCTCGTCCATGAAGCCCCGAGCGCCTTGGGCCGCGCTGTTCCCTTTGCAGTACGAGCCCCAGGGTCCCCGCTACAGCATCAGGAACAACCACGTCCTCTTCCAGGCCTGGAGCTTTGCCTTTGGGATGAGCGTGAACACGGGCCTGCGCCTGTTTGACATCCGACACAAGGGGGAGAGGGTTGCCTATGAAATCAGCATCCAAGAGGCGTTGTCAGTGTACGGCTCCAACTGCCCTGGAGGGATGTCAACGAGGTACATGGACGGGAGCTTCGGCATTGGGCGCTACGCCTCCCCCTTAGTGCGAGGGGTCGACTGCCCGTACTCGGCCACCTATGTCGACACACACTCTCTGTCTGAGACCCTGAGCCCCAGCAAGAGAAAGGCTTCCCTCTGCATTTTTGAGCAGAACCTGGGCTCCCCCCTGAGGCGCCACTACTCCAACTTGCAGTCGCTCTACTACGGGGGGCTGGTCAACTCTGCTCTGGTCGTTCGGTCCATTGCGACCGTGGGCAACCATGACTATGTGTGGGACTTTATCTTCTATCAGAACGGGGCCATCGAAGGCAAGGTCCAGGCCACGGGGTACGCGAGCTCATCCTTTCTCCACGGGGATGGTCTGAGATACGGCAATAGGGTTTGGGAGCACACGCTGGGTACGATACGCACCCATTCCGTCAACTATAAAGTGGACTTGGACGTGGGAG GGGTGAAAAACTCCCTGGTGGCCCACGACATGGCGTTTGAGATGGTGCGGGCTCCCTGGAGCCCAGAGCAGCAGATAGAGCGGCCGCGCCTCACCAAGAAAGTCCTGGACACGGAGGACCAGGCTGCCTTCCGGCTCCAGTCGAAGATGCCCAGATACATCTACTTCGCTGCCAACAGCAAAAACAAGTGGGGCCACCAGCGTGGTTACAGGATCCAGATCACCAGTTTTGCGGGGGACCACGTCCCCGAAGCCAGCTCCATGGAGAAGGCCATCAGCTGGGCAAG GTACCACCTGGCCGTTACCAGGCGGAAGGAGGAGgagcccaccagcaccagcaTCTACAACCAGAACGACCCCTGGACGCCCACCGTCACCTTCGCCAACTTCATCAACAACGAGACCATCACCAACGAG GACCTGGTTGCCTGGATAACCACTGGTTTCCTTCACATCCCGCACTCTGAGGATATTCCCAACACTGTGACGGTGGGAAACGCGGTTGGCTTTCTCCTGAGACCCTACAACTACTATGACCTGGACCCCTCCATATACTCACACGATGGCGTGTTTTTCACCAGCGAGCAGGACTTCACGGCGTGTGAAATCAACCCTATTGCGTGCCTGCCCAAAACTGCCTCTTGTTTGCCAAACTTGCCCCCGTTCACCTATGATGGTTTCCAAAATATGAGCAGGCTTTAA
- the LOC142419711 gene encoding amine oxidase [copper-containing] 3-like isoform X2 encodes MRRDRVTWRRWEKQRPLGLTEAGALHGVTPQRRNPSVAWGVSQAPAPQLASSVCLGWGGNRLNWLGPVISSRSLMRAPGSLPTSQATPLRPQSSNDLKGWSAGEGTYSGCCSQTPCAVSALREMNPKLPYVLLVGAAVIIFILSCMLLSRGRRSPSCESQPRIVEKTGSTSQSLVFADLTPEEMVQVVRYLQGSLGVQLVDASRARPSDNCIASVDVQVPAKAEVLRFLDGGGARPPREALAVLYFGNQPDPNVTEYVVGPLPTPAYHRDITVQKYGGKLPYHRRPMLGSEYKQVGAFLETVAFAAAPTFLKEVFEYDGTNMVFQTTAPHGFQSGDRKSWFIIFQNVSGFFVHPVGLEVLVDHSSLDISRWAVSRVFYNGQYYRDMVQLESAYVQGRISVEKAWSFAFGMSVNTGLRLFDIRHKGERVAYEISIQEALSVYGSNCPGGMSTRYMDGSFGIGRYASPLVRGVDCPYSATYVDTHSLSETLSPSKRKASLCIFEQNLGSPLRRHYSNLQSLYYGGLVNSALVVRSIATVGNHDYVWDFIFYQNGAIEGKVQATGYASSSFLHGDGLRYGNRVWEHTLGTIRTHSVNYKVDLDVGGVKNSLVAHDMAFEMVRAPWSPEQQIERPRLTKKVLDTEDQAAFRLQSKMPRYIYFAANSKNKWGHQRGYRIQITSFAGDHVPEASSMEKAISWARYHLAVTRRKEEEPTSTSIYNQNDPWTPTVTFANFINNETITNEDLVAWITTGFLHIPHSEDIPNTVTVGNAVGFLLRPYNYYDLDPSIYSHDGVFFTSEQDFTACEINPIACLPKTASCLPNLPPFTYDGFQNMSRL; translated from the exons ATGAGACGGGACAGGGTGACCTGGAGACGCTGGGAGAAGCAAAGGCCCCTTGGGCTGACTGAGGCCGGGGCTCTTCATGGTGTCACCCCGCAGCGGAGAAACCCATCAGTAGCTTGGGGAGTGAGTCAGGCACCGGCTCCCCAGCTGGCTTCCTCGGTGtgtctggggtggggaggaaacaGGCTGAACTGGCTGGGACCTGTGATCTCCTCTCGCAGTCTGATGCGAGCTCcaggctccctccccacctcGCAAGCGACGCCTTTACGCCCACAGTCGTCAAATGACTTAAAAGGCTGGTCTGCAGGTGAGGGGACGTATTCTGGATGCTGCAGCCAAACCCCGTGTGCTGTCTCTGCACTGAGAGAGATGAACCCCAAACTTCCCTACGTTCTCCTGGTTGGGGCTGCGGTGATAATCTTCATTCTCTCCTGCATGCTGCTGAGCAGGGGGAGGCGATCACCCAGCTGTGAATCCCAGCCCCGCATCGTGGAGAAGACGGGATCCACGAGCCAGAGCCTGGTCTTTGCCGACCTGACACCCGAAGAGATGGTGCAAGTGGTGCGGTACCTGCAGGGAAGCCTCGGGGTGCAGCTGGTCGACGCCTCGCGTGCCAGACCCTCCGACAACTGCATCGCCTCCGTCGACGTGCAGGTCCCTGCCAAGGCAGAGGTGCTGCGGTTCCTGGATGGTGGGGGGGCTCGTCCCCCCCGGGAGGCGCTGGCTGTGCTGTACTTTGGGAACCAGCCAGACCCCAACGTCACCGAGTATGTGGTGGGTCCGCTGCCAACGCCGGCGTATCACCGGGACATCACGGTGCAGAAGTACGGGGGGAAGCTGCCGTACCACCGCAGACCGATGCTGGGCAGTGAGTACAAGCAGGTGGGAGCGTTCTTGGAGACGGTGGCATTTGCTGCAGCCCCAACCTTCCTAAAAGAAGTCTTTGAGTACGATGGCACCAACATGGTGTTTCAGACCACAGCCCCTCACGGGTTTCAGTCTGGAGACCGTAAGTCCTGGTTCATCATCTTTCAGAACGTGAGTGGGTTCTTTGTGCACCCggtggggctggaggtgctggtggACCACAGCAGCCTGGACATCTCCCGGTGGGCAGTGAGCAGGGTCTTCTACAACGGGCAGTACTACAGGGACATGGTTCAGCTGGAGAGCGCCTACGTGCAGGGTCGCATCAGCGTGGAGAAG GCCTGGAGCTTTGCCTTTGGGATGAGCGTGAACACGGGCCTGCGCCTGTTTGACATCCGACACAAGGGGGAGAGGGTTGCCTATGAAATCAGCATCCAAGAGGCGTTGTCAGTGTACGGCTCCAACTGCCCTGGAGGGATGTCAACGAGGTACATGGACGGGAGCTTCGGCATTGGGCGCTACGCCTCCCCCTTAGTGCGAGGGGTCGACTGCCCGTACTCGGCCACCTATGTCGACACACACTCTCTGTCTGAGACCCTGAGCCCCAGCAAGAGAAAGGCTTCCCTCTGCATTTTTGAGCAGAACCTGGGCTCCCCCCTGAGGCGCCACTACTCCAACTTGCAGTCGCTCTACTACGGGGGGCTGGTCAACTCTGCTCTGGTCGTTCGGTCCATTGCGACCGTGGGCAACCATGACTATGTGTGGGACTTTATCTTCTATCAGAACGGGGCCATCGAAGGCAAGGTCCAGGCCACGGGGTACGCGAGCTCATCCTTTCTCCACGGGGATGGTCTGAGATACGGCAATAGGGTTTGGGAGCACACGCTGGGTACGATACGCACCCATTCCGTCAACTATAAAGTGGACTTGGACGTGGGAG GGGTGAAAAACTCCCTGGTGGCCCACGACATGGCGTTTGAGATGGTGCGGGCTCCCTGGAGCCCAGAGCAGCAGATAGAGCGGCCGCGCCTCACCAAGAAAGTCCTGGACACGGAGGACCAGGCTGCCTTCCGGCTCCAGTCGAAGATGCCCAGATACATCTACTTCGCTGCCAACAGCAAAAACAAGTGGGGCCACCAGCGTGGTTACAGGATCCAGATCACCAGTTTTGCGGGGGACCACGTCCCCGAAGCCAGCTCCATGGAGAAGGCCATCAGCTGGGCAAG GTACCACCTGGCCGTTACCAGGCGGAAGGAGGAGgagcccaccagcaccagcaTCTACAACCAGAACGACCCCTGGACGCCCACCGTCACCTTCGCCAACTTCATCAACAACGAGACCATCACCAACGAG GACCTGGTTGCCTGGATAACCACTGGTTTCCTTCACATCCCGCACTCTGAGGATATTCCCAACACTGTGACGGTGGGAAACGCGGTTGGCTTTCTCCTGAGACCCTACAACTACTATGACCTGGACCCCTCCATATACTCACACGATGGCGTGTTTTTCACCAGCGAGCAGGACTTCACGGCGTGTGAAATCAACCCTATTGCGTGCCTGCCCAAAACTGCCTCTTGTTTGCCAAACTTGCCCCCGTTCACCTATGATGGTTTCCAAAATATGAGCAGGCTTTAA
- the LOC142419711 gene encoding amine oxidase [copper-containing] 3-like isoform X6 — MVQVVRYLQGSLGVQLVDASRARPSDNCIASVDVQVPAKAEVLRFLDGGGARPPREALAVLYFGNQPDPNVTEYVVGPLPTPAYHRDITVQKYGGKLPYHRRPMLGSEYKQVGAFLETVAFAAAPTFLKEVFEYDGTNMVFQTTAPHGFQSGDRKSWFIIFQNVSGFFVHPVGLEVLVDHSSLDISRWAVSRVFYNGQYYRDMVQLESAYVQGRISVEKVRKAPRDGDFSSMKPRAPWAALFPLQYEPQGPRYSIRNNHVLFQAWSFAFGMSVNTGLRLFDIRHKGERVAYEISIQEALSVYGSNCPGGMSTRYMDGSFGIGRYASPLVRGVDCPYSATYVDTHSLSETLSPSKRKASLCIFEQNLGSPLRRHYSNLQSLYYGGLVNSALVVRSIATVGNHDYVWDFIFYQNGAIEGKVQATGYASSSFLHGDGLRYGNRVWEHTLGTIRTHSVNYKVDLDVGGVKNSLVAHDMAFEMVRAPWSPEQQIERPRLTKKVLDTEDQAAFRLQSKMPRYIYFAANSKNKWGHQRGYRIQITSFAGDHVPEASSMEKAISWARYHLAVTRRKEEEPTSTSIYNQNDPWTPTVTFANFINNETITNEDLVAWITTGFLHIPHSEDIPNTVTVGNAVGFLLRPYNYYDLDPSIYSHDGVFFTSEQDFTACEINPIACLPKTASCLPNLPPFTYDGFQNMSRL, encoded by the exons ATGGTGCAAGTGGTGCGGTACCTGCAGGGAAGCCTCGGGGTGCAGCTGGTCGACGCCTCGCGTGCCAGACCCTCCGACAACTGCATCGCCTCCGTCGACGTGCAGGTCCCTGCCAAGGCAGAGGTGCTGCGGTTCCTGGATGGTGGGGGGGCTCGTCCCCCCCGGGAGGCGCTGGCTGTGCTGTACTTTGGGAACCAGCCAGACCCCAACGTCACCGAGTATGTGGTGGGTCCGCTGCCAACGCCGGCGTATCACCGGGACATCACGGTGCAGAAGTACGGGGGGAAGCTGCCGTACCACCGCAGACCGATGCTGGGCAGTGAGTACAAGCAGGTGGGAGCGTTCTTGGAGACGGTGGCATTTGCTGCAGCCCCAACCTTCCTAAAAGAAGTCTTTGAGTACGATGGCACCAACATGGTGTTTCAGACCACAGCCCCTCACGGGTTTCAGTCTGGAGACCGTAAGTCCTGGTTCATCATCTTTCAGAACGTGAGTGGGTTCTTTGTGCACCCggtggggctggaggtgctggtggACCACAGCAGCCTGGACATCTCCCGGTGGGCAGTGAGCAGGGTCTTCTACAACGGGCAGTACTACAGGGACATGGTTCAGCTGGAGAGCGCCTACGTGCAGGGTCGCATCAGCGTGGAGAAGGTGAGGAAAGCGCCGCGCGATGGGGACTTCTCGTCCATGAAGCCCCGAGCGCCTTGGGCCGCGCTGTTCCCTTTGCAGTACGAGCCCCAGGGTCCCCGCTACAGCATCAGGAACAACCACGTCCTCTTCCAGGCCTGGAGCTTTGCCTTTGGGATGAGCGTGAACACGGGCCTGCGCCTGTTTGACATCCGACACAAGGGGGAGAGGGTTGCCTATGAAATCAGCATCCAAGAGGCGTTGTCAGTGTACGGCTCCAACTGCCCTGGAGGGATGTCAACGAGGTACATGGACGGGAGCTTCGGCATTGGGCGCTACGCCTCCCCCTTAGTGCGAGGGGTCGACTGCCCGTACTCGGCCACCTATGTCGACACACACTCTCTGTCTGAGACCCTGAGCCCCAGCAAGAGAAAGGCTTCCCTCTGCATTTTTGAGCAGAACCTGGGCTCCCCCCTGAGGCGCCACTACTCCAACTTGCAGTCGCTCTACTACGGGGGGCTGGTCAACTCTGCTCTGGTCGTTCGGTCCATTGCGACCGTGGGCAACCATGACTATGTGTGGGACTTTATCTTCTATCAGAACGGGGCCATCGAAGGCAAGGTCCAGGCCACGGGGTACGCGAGCTCATCCTTTCTCCACGGGGATGGTCTGAGATACGGCAATAGGGTTTGGGAGCACACGCTGGGTACGATACGCACCCATTCCGTCAACTATAAAGTGGACTTGGACGTGGGAG GGGTGAAAAACTCCCTGGTGGCCCACGACATGGCGTTTGAGATGGTGCGGGCTCCCTGGAGCCCAGAGCAGCAGATAGAGCGGCCGCGCCTCACCAAGAAAGTCCTGGACACGGAGGACCAGGCTGCCTTCCGGCTCCAGTCGAAGATGCCCAGATACATCTACTTCGCTGCCAACAGCAAAAACAAGTGGGGCCACCAGCGTGGTTACAGGATCCAGATCACCAGTTTTGCGGGGGACCACGTCCCCGAAGCCAGCTCCATGGAGAAGGCCATCAGCTGGGCAAG GTACCACCTGGCCGTTACCAGGCGGAAGGAGGAGgagcccaccagcaccagcaTCTACAACCAGAACGACCCCTGGACGCCCACCGTCACCTTCGCCAACTTCATCAACAACGAGACCATCACCAACGAG GACCTGGTTGCCTGGATAACCACTGGTTTCCTTCACATCCCGCACTCTGAGGATATTCCCAACACTGTGACGGTGGGAAACGCGGTTGGCTTTCTCCTGAGACCCTACAACTACTATGACCTGGACCCCTCCATATACTCACACGATGGCGTGTTTTTCACCAGCGAGCAGGACTTCACGGCGTGTGAAATCAACCCTATTGCGTGCCTGCCCAAAACTGCCTCTTGTTTGCCAAACTTGCCCCCGTTCACCTATGATGGTTTCCAAAATATGAGCAGGCTTTAA
- the LOC142419711 gene encoding amine oxidase [copper-containing] 3-like isoform X1 yields MRRDRVTWRRWEKQRPLGLTEAGALHGVTPQRRNPSVAWGVSQAPAPQLASSVCLGWGGNRLNWLGPVISSRSLMRAPGSLPTSQATPLRPQSSNDLKGWSAGEGTYSGCCSQTPCAVSALREMNPKLPYVLLVGAAVIIFILSCMLLSRGRRSPSCESQPRIVEKTGSTSQSLVFADLTPEEMVQVVRYLQGSLGVQLVDASRARPSDNCIASVDVQVPAKAEVLRFLDGGGARPPREALAVLYFGNQPDPNVTEYVVGPLPTPAYHRDITVQKYGGKLPYHRRPMLGSEYKQVGAFLETVAFAAAPTFLKEVFEYDGTNMVFQTTAPHGFQSGDRKSWFIIFQNVSGFFVHPVGLEVLVDHSSLDISRWAVSRVFYNGQYYRDMVQLESAYVQGRISVEKVRKAPRDGDFSSMKPRAPWAALFPLQYEPQGPRYSIRNNHVLFQAWSFAFGMSVNTGLRLFDIRHKGERVAYEISIQEALSVYGSNCPGGMSTRYMDGSFGIGRYASPLVRGVDCPYSATYVDTHSLSETLSPSKRKASLCIFEQNLGSPLRRHYSNLQSLYYGGLVNSALVVRSIATVGNHDYVWDFIFYQNGAIEGKVQATGYASSSFLHGDGLRYGNRVWEHTLGTIRTHSVNYKVDLDVGGVKNSLVAHDMAFEMVRAPWSPEQQIERPRLTKKVLDTEDQAAFRLQSKMPRYIYFAANSKNKWGHQRGYRIQITSFAGDHVPEASSMEKAISWARYHLAVTRRKEEEPTSTSIYNQNDPWTPTVTFANFINNETITNEDLVAWITTGFLHIPHSEDIPNTVTVGNAVGFLLRPYNYYDLDPSIYSHDGVFFTSEQDFTACEINPIACLPKTASCLPNLPPFTYDGFQNMSRL; encoded by the exons ATGAGACGGGACAGGGTGACCTGGAGACGCTGGGAGAAGCAAAGGCCCCTTGGGCTGACTGAGGCCGGGGCTCTTCATGGTGTCACCCCGCAGCGGAGAAACCCATCAGTAGCTTGGGGAGTGAGTCAGGCACCGGCTCCCCAGCTGGCTTCCTCGGTGtgtctggggtggggaggaaacaGGCTGAACTGGCTGGGACCTGTGATCTCCTCTCGCAGTCTGATGCGAGCTCcaggctccctccccacctcGCAAGCGACGCCTTTACGCCCACAGTCGTCAAATGACTTAAAAGGCTGGTCTGCAGGTGAGGGGACGTATTCTGGATGCTGCAGCCAAACCCCGTGTGCTGTCTCTGCACTGAGAGAGATGAACCCCAAACTTCCCTACGTTCTCCTGGTTGGGGCTGCGGTGATAATCTTCATTCTCTCCTGCATGCTGCTGAGCAGGGGGAGGCGATCACCCAGCTGTGAATCCCAGCCCCGCATCGTGGAGAAGACGGGATCCACGAGCCAGAGCCTGGTCTTTGCCGACCTGACACCCGAAGAGATGGTGCAAGTGGTGCGGTACCTGCAGGGAAGCCTCGGGGTGCAGCTGGTCGACGCCTCGCGTGCCAGACCCTCCGACAACTGCATCGCCTCCGTCGACGTGCAGGTCCCTGCCAAGGCAGAGGTGCTGCGGTTCCTGGATGGTGGGGGGGCTCGTCCCCCCCGGGAGGCGCTGGCTGTGCTGTACTTTGGGAACCAGCCAGACCCCAACGTCACCGAGTATGTGGTGGGTCCGCTGCCAACGCCGGCGTATCACCGGGACATCACGGTGCAGAAGTACGGGGGGAAGCTGCCGTACCACCGCAGACCGATGCTGGGCAGTGAGTACAAGCAGGTGGGAGCGTTCTTGGAGACGGTGGCATTTGCTGCAGCCCCAACCTTCCTAAAAGAAGTCTTTGAGTACGATGGCACCAACATGGTGTTTCAGACCACAGCCCCTCACGGGTTTCAGTCTGGAGACCGTAAGTCCTGGTTCATCATCTTTCAGAACGTGAGTGGGTTCTTTGTGCACCCggtggggctggaggtgctggtggACCACAGCAGCCTGGACATCTCCCGGTGGGCAGTGAGCAGGGTCTTCTACAACGGGCAGTACTACAGGGACATGGTTCAGCTGGAGAGCGCCTACGTGCAGGGTCGCATCAGCGTGGAGAAGGTGAGGAAAGCGCCGCGCGATGGGGACTTCTCGTCCATGAAGCCCCGAGCGCCTTGGGCCGCGCTGTTCCCTTTGCAGTACGAGCCCCAGGGTCCCCGCTACAGCATCAGGAACAACCACGTCCTCTTCCAGGCCTGGAGCTTTGCCTTTGGGATGAGCGTGAACACGGGCCTGCGCCTGTTTGACATCCGACACAAGGGGGAGAGGGTTGCCTATGAAATCAGCATCCAAGAGGCGTTGTCAGTGTACGGCTCCAACTGCCCTGGAGGGATGTCAACGAGGTACATGGACGGGAGCTTCGGCATTGGGCGCTACGCCTCCCCCTTAGTGCGAGGGGTCGACTGCCCGTACTCGGCCACCTATGTCGACACACACTCTCTGTCTGAGACCCTGAGCCCCAGCAAGAGAAAGGCTTCCCTCTGCATTTTTGAGCAGAACCTGGGCTCCCCCCTGAGGCGCCACTACTCCAACTTGCAGTCGCTCTACTACGGGGGGCTGGTCAACTCTGCTCTGGTCGTTCGGTCCATTGCGACCGTGGGCAACCATGACTATGTGTGGGACTTTATCTTCTATCAGAACGGGGCCATCGAAGGCAAGGTCCAGGCCACGGGGTACGCGAGCTCATCCTTTCTCCACGGGGATGGTCTGAGATACGGCAATAGGGTTTGGGAGCACACGCTGGGTACGATACGCACCCATTCCGTCAACTATAAAGTGGACTTGGACGTGGGAG GGGTGAAAAACTCCCTGGTGGCCCACGACATGGCGTTTGAGATGGTGCGGGCTCCCTGGAGCCCAGAGCAGCAGATAGAGCGGCCGCGCCTCACCAAGAAAGTCCTGGACACGGAGGACCAGGCTGCCTTCCGGCTCCAGTCGAAGATGCCCAGATACATCTACTTCGCTGCCAACAGCAAAAACAAGTGGGGCCACCAGCGTGGTTACAGGATCCAGATCACCAGTTTTGCGGGGGACCACGTCCCCGAAGCCAGCTCCATGGAGAAGGCCATCAGCTGGGCAAG GTACCACCTGGCCGTTACCAGGCGGAAGGAGGAGgagcccaccagcaccagcaTCTACAACCAGAACGACCCCTGGACGCCCACCGTCACCTTCGCCAACTTCATCAACAACGAGACCATCACCAACGAG GACCTGGTTGCCTGGATAACCACTGGTTTCCTTCACATCCCGCACTCTGAGGATATTCCCAACACTGTGACGGTGGGAAACGCGGTTGGCTTTCTCCTGAGACCCTACAACTACTATGACCTGGACCCCTCCATATACTCACACGATGGCGTGTTTTTCACCAGCGAGCAGGACTTCACGGCGTGTGAAATCAACCCTATTGCGTGCCTGCCCAAAACTGCCTCTTGTTTGCCAAACTTGCCCCCGTTCACCTATGATGGTTTCCAAAATATGAGCAGGCTTTAA